In Manis javanica isolate MJ-LG chromosome X, MJ_LKY, whole genome shotgun sequence, the DNA window CGCAAAGTTTATTACGTCAGTAATGTTATTGACCTGTTGGAGCACTTCATTGTGCAGAGGTATAAACTGAAGCAGCCCATCCTGAAGGAAGACATGCTGAAGATGATTGGCAAAGAGAATGAATCCCAATTTTCTGAGATCCTCAAGAAAACCGCTAAGCGCATTGAGGTATTCTTTGCTCTTGACTTGAAGGAAGGTGACTCACCTAGACTATCGTATGACTTGGTCAGCAAATTGAAACTCCCCAACAATGGGAGGGTGCGTCCTGGCAGGGGCTATCCAAAGACTGGTCTCGTGATGCGTATTCTGGGCATCATCCTCTTGCACAACGACTGTGCTCCTGAGGAAGATATGTGGAAATACCTGAGGAACCTGAGAGTATATCCTGGGAGGAGGCACTTCTTCTTCGGGGAACCCAAGAAGCTCATCACCCAAACTTTGGTGAGACTCAAGTACCTGGAGTACCGCCAGGTGGCTGGCAGTGATCCCCCTCGCTATGAGATCCTGTGGGGCCCCAAAGCCCACGCTGAAACCAGCAGGATGAAAATCCTGGAATTTATAGCAAACAGCAGGAAAGAATTTCCCAGTGTCTTCCCAATGTTTTTTGAAAAAGCTGTGcaagatgaggaagaaaaagccCAAGTCAGAGCTGCAGCCAACCTTGGCACCACTGGCTGTGCCCAAAAGGGTCTCCCCACCTCTACTGAAGTCTGAGAATTTGGTCCTCCAGACCAAATACAACGTCACGTCACAATTAGGCTTATATTCTTAGAAATGCAAAAGAATCCCATAGGAAAATGGTTGGGGTAATGGgatagaaaaaaagtaaacatgaGCAATGTTAGTTTACCTGTTCATTTTAGTCTttagtttaataaaataaagtgaTCTATACTCTGCTTTTCATAGCTTATtcagtaaagaagaaaataaatcttaattAATTAGATGTCATGTTGACTGGTTCTTTTATTCACCATACACTGAGTATCTGCTCTTTAGAAGACTCTCTTACTATTGGGCATGCTAAGATAAAGAAAATCCAGCCTCTACTCACAGAATTTTAGAGCTTTTGAGCTGCATGCATCCAAGTTAAGATGTTGAAATACCCTCAATGACCTACAGGTAAAGTAAAAAGAAGAGGGTATTCCTTATGAAAGCAGTTAAGTGGGAATTTCTGGAGCAAGGCAGTTCGGGACTGTCGGAAACTGCAAGTCCTCGGTAGGATATAATTTTACCTTACACTGTGTGGTGAGCTAGTTCAAGTTGCAGAACTGGTGAGTAGATGCCCACCTTCCGGCGCTATGCTTTGGAGTTAAACAGAACCCCATTTGTCTCCTTGGGTTACTATTACAAAATACAAAGGATTGGGTGACTTAGACAACTGGCATTTATGCTTTAACAGCGACAGACACTGGGAAGTCCACAATCGAATGTGACAATGGACTCAGTTTCTGGTGAGACttttcttcctggcttgcagcGTCCACCTTCTCCGTGTGtccacacacagcacagagaGAGGGGCTTCTGGCCTCTCTTGCTACTCTTACAAGAGCACTAACTGTATCACGGGCACCCCATTTTCATTCCCTCACCTAAACCTAGTTACctcccaaataccatcacactgggggttagggcaccAACATACCAATTTTGGTgagggatacaaacattcagtctacagTGGAAAACTGCAGCTTTGATTGCTTTGGGATTGTGGGTAAACCACAAAGAAATCGCCACCTAGGGCAAGAAAGGAGGGTGTCCATTGCCCTTGCTCCAGTGCGGAGGAACACAGTGTTCACGGGCAAACCAGGTGTTTGTGCACATTATCTACAGGGAGTTTCTGAGACATAAGGGAGATACTCCCGTGAGGCGAGATGCCAAGTGGCCTCTGTGCTGGCACTATTTGCCCAGAGCTGGGAAAGCCAGAGCCTGCTCCATTAAAAGGGCATTTTAATTAGAATATCTCAAATGTAATTTGGCAAGCTCCAAGGGAGTGCTACCTTCATGGAGCGGGGAGCAAATATAAATAGAGGTCATCGGGAAGCAAGGGTGTCTGGGGGGATGGGAGGACTTGTACATTGACACAAATTCTAGGAGTCTTATTTGTATCCAGCTGGGGAAAAAATTCCACACCTGAATTAAGTGACAGATGCTCTAAAGGGAAAAATTACTTCGTTTTACTAGTTAGGGAGAGTTTTTGGTTGATTCAGTATTCTTTGTGCAAGAATATTGCACGTTCACTGACAATTCCtggattaaaaaaacattccAAGGGAGGTGGGTGGTATGATCTAGgatcaaaataataatatgaagtgccattctttaaatgttagggagTATTTGCTGGTCATCTCCCATGTGGTTTATATATACTGTACACATTGCAACAGTACTCTAAAATAGGGCTTACCACACCCACCTGGAAGATGAGCAACTTGCAGTTTTCTCAACTTTACAAGACTGGttagtagcagagctgggattagacCCCTGG includes these proteins:
- the LOC108403717 gene encoding melanoma-associated antigen B5-like, yielding MPRRRKSKRQGRQTQQQAQGETQSRGHAQATAAAAAAEPTPSSFPQCEDLLQSLPDVEPRSTGQQPQEAPPGTTASTHTTSDEASDDEDQDMPRTAEVPHDTEGSRKVYYVSNVIDLLEHFIVQRYKLKQPILKEDMLKMIGKENESQFSEILKKTAKRIEVFFALDLKEGDSPRLSYDLVSKLKLPNNGRVRPGRGYPKTGLVMRILGIILLHNDCAPEEDMWKYLRNLRVYPGRRHFFFGEPKKLITQTLVRLKYLEYRQVAGSDPPRYEILWGPKAHAETSRMKILEFIANSRKEFPSVFPMFFEKAVQDEEEKAQVRAAANLGTTGCAQKGLPTSTEV